The following are encoded in a window of Panicum virgatum strain AP13 chromosome 5N, P.virgatum_v5, whole genome shotgun sequence genomic DNA:
- the LOC120673239 gene encoding vacuolar-processing enzyme-like, translating into MMAARLRVALLLSVCLCTARARPSLEPTIRLPSERAAAGAAEEGTDDAVGTRWAVLIAGSNGYYNYRHQADICHAYQIMKKGGLKDENIIVFMYDDIAHSPENPRPGVIINHPQGGDVYAGVPKDYTGREVNVNNFFAVLLGNKTAVSGGSGKVVDSGPNDHIFVYYSDHGGPGVLGMPTYPYLYGDDLVNVLKKKHAAGTYKSLVFYLEACESGSIFEGLLPNDINVYATTASNADESSWGTYCPGEHPSPPPEYDTCLGDLYSIAWMEDSDFHNLRTESLKQQYNLVKDRTSAHNTYTYGSHVMQYGSLNLNVQHLSSYMGTNPANDGNKFVEGNSLPSFTRAVNQRDADLVYFWQKYRKLAEGSPGKNDARKELLEVMAHRSHVDNSVELIGSLLFGSEDGPRVLKAVRAAGEPLVDDWSCLKSMVRAFEAQCGSLAQYGMKHMRSFANICNAGILPEAVLKVAAQACTSIPSNPWSSIHKGISA; encoded by the exons ATGATGGCCGCTCGCCTCCGCGTCGCGCTGCTGCTCTCCGTCTGCCTGTGCaccgcgcgggcgcggcccaGCCTCGAGCCGACCATCCGCCTCCCgtcggagcgcgcggcggcgggggcggccgagGAGGGGACGGACGACGCCGTCGGGACCCGGTGGGCCGTGCTCATCGCCGGCTCCAACGGCTACTACAACTACCGCCACCAG GCGGACATCTGCCATGCCTACCAGATCATGAAAAAGGGCGGACTCAAGGACGAAAACATCATCGTCTTCATGTACGACGATATCGCTCACAGCCCGGAAAATCCGAGGCCTGGTGTCATCATCAACCATCCCCAGGGTGGCGATGTCTATGCTGGGGTTCCAAAG GATTACACTGGGAGGGAGGTCAATGTCAACAATTTCTTCGCTGTTCTGCTTGGCAACAAAACAGCTGTCAGTGGTGGGAGCGGCAAGGTTGTGGACAGTGGCCCCAATGATCATATTTTTGTTTACTACAGTGACCATGGGGGTCCCGGTGTCCTTG GGATGCCTACCTACCCATACCTCTACGGTGATGACCTCGTAaatgttctgaagaagaagcatGCTGCGGGGACGTACAAAAGCCTG GTCTTTTACCTTGAAGCATGTGAATCTGGGAGCATATTTGAGGGTCTCCTGCCGAACGACATCAATGTGTACGCTACCACTGCTTCAAATGCAGACGAGAGCAGCTGGGGAACTTACTGCCCTGGCGAGCACCCTAGCCCTCCGCCAGAGTATGACACCTGCTTGGGAGACTTGTATAGTATTGCTTGGATGGAAGACAG TGATTTCCACAATTTGCGAACTGAGTCTCTCAAGCAGCAATACAATTTG GTCAAGGATAGGACATCGGCTCACAATACTTACACCTATGGTTCCCATGTGATGCAATACGGCTCACTGAACCTGAATGTGCAACATTTATCTTCGTATATGGGCACAAACCCTGCTAACGATGGCAACAAGTTTGTGGAAGGCAATTCCTTGCCATCATTCACAAGAGCTGTTAATCAGCGTGATGCTGATCTTGTTTACTTCTGGCAGAAG TACCGGAAATTGGCTGAGGGCTCACCTGGGAAAAATGATGCCCGGAAGGAATTACTTGAAGTGATGGCCCACCGATCTCATGTTGACAACAGTGTTGAGCTGATTGGAAGCCTTCTCTTTGGCTCAGAGGATGGTCCAAGGGTTCTGAAGGCTGTTCGTGCAGCTGGTGAACCTTTGGTTGATGACTGGAGCTGCCTCAAGTCCATG GTTCGTGCATTTGAGGCGCAGTGTGGGTCGTTGGCGCAGTATGGAATGAAGCACATGAGGTCCTTTGCAAACATCTGCAATGCCGGCATCCTTCCTGAAGCAGTGTTGAAGGTCGCTGCTCAGGCTTGCACCAGCATTCCTTCCAACCCCTGGAGCTCCATCCACAAGGGGATTAGTGCCTAA